From one Bacteroidales bacterium genomic stretch:
- a CDS encoding class I SAM-dependent methyltransferase yields MLETTVEKKEAALNPKKVEEFAGKVIVDMGACISGALQLIGHELGLYKAMSDKGYMTPAELAEKTGTYERYVHEWLNNQAAGGYILYDPATRKYMLPDEHAFVLANEDSPAFLTPGLYIISSIWKDKEKLTRAYKNGEGFGWNEHDHDLFFGTESFFRPGYKANLITNWLPNLDGTSERLKLGGRVADVGCGHGASTIIMAETYPNAEFFGFDYHQE; encoded by the coding sequence ATGTTAGAAACTACTGTTGAAAAAAAGGAGGCAGCTCTTAACCCTAAGAAGGTAGAGGAATTTGCAGGAAAAGTTATCGTCGACATGGGAGCTTGTATATCAGGCGCCTTACAGTTGATAGGACATGAATTAGGTTTGTATAAAGCCATGTCCGATAAGGGTTATATGACACCTGCGGAGCTGGCTGAAAAAACCGGAACCTATGAAAGATACGTTCATGAATGGCTTAACAACCAGGCTGCAGGGGGTTACATTCTGTATGATCCGGCCACGCGTAAATATATGTTGCCTGACGAGCATGCATTCGTTCTGGCTAATGAAGATTCACCGGCATTTCTTACACCGGGACTGTATATTATCTCAAGTATATGGAAAGATAAAGAAAAACTCACCCGTGCCTATAAAAACGGGGAAGGTTTTGGATGGAATGAACACGACCATGATTTGTTTTTTGGAACCGAATCATTTTTCAGGCCTGGCTATAAAGCTAATCTCATCACAAATTGGTTACCTAATCTGGATGGAACCAGTGAAAGGCTCAAACTGGGCGGCAGGGTTGCTGATGTCGGCTGCGGTCACGGAGCTTCCACCATTATTATGGCTGAAACTTATCCGAATGCAGAATTCTTTGGTTTCGACTATCATCAGGAA
- a CDS encoding TonB-dependent receptor, translated as MKKLVPVLICVFISVSLAAQQKENLYQVSGKITEKSSGNGIPYATVILKKDSTDQKKMVACDAAGRFTLTVDTLQSYTLTVTAVGFKELSMPVQLSGTKTDIGTVSLEEGIELKAVTVTAQKPLVRIEVDKLVYSMESDPEAQATNALEMMSKVPMITVDAEENIRLNGQTNFKVLVNGKSSSMMNSNLKEVLKSMPASTIKNIEVITNPSSKYDAEGVGGIINIITNRKTVNGFNGSVGAGISTRGDLNGSLYLATKINKFSFSGRFYGSQYSEPKSKTSTTSEYYNNQDYHYSNAAGDRKYKGMSSGFSGEASYEFDSLNLLSLAFWGYLGAYNSTSAMNTDYRNTTDEITRQYTSSMKNKNGYGYISGNIDYQKTYKKPDKSLTFSYKLEDHPSTSEYKNNVTGLVGFPSYYQRSENDASGREHTFQTDYYDPLTKKHQIEGGLKFILRQNVSESETWRDTVKLLTGNDLDYDQYILGLYAGYVFKLEKFSTKAGLRMERTWNDGVSKNFGKNTTFDNRLFNLVPYITFTYMPKEGRTYHASYTQRLSRPGIWYLNPYVNDVDSMNISYGNPSLDAEISHSFELGYSFFSPKLNITLNASGDFVNNSIENITKIQPNGGKISTYANIGKNDRYAIDANINYRPSPKFSVYADWSVSYTKLQAVTDYAIKNDGFSFNGYMGARWTAWKNGTVSLNAGAFTSYIGLQSKSSSYYYTGLGISQYLFKRKLMISSFVSDPFWKEKSYSYDYSDITFYSHSKYSYLSRQLRISLTYNFGKMDLQVKKARRGIQNDDLKGGSGNQGGGGNAPSN; from the coding sequence ATGAAAAAATTAGTTCCGGTATTGATATGTGTTTTCATATCAGTATCTCTTGCAGCCCAGCAAAAAGAAAACCTCTACCAGGTTAGCGGCAAAATTACCGAGAAAAGTTCCGGAAACGGAATACCCTACGCCACTGTTATCCTTAAAAAGGACAGTACCGATCAGAAGAAAATGGTGGCCTGCGATGCAGCAGGCCGTTTCACACTGACCGTGGATACGTTACAGTCCTATACGTTAACCGTTACAGCGGTTGGTTTTAAAGAACTCAGTATGCCCGTTCAGTTATCCGGCACCAAAACAGATATCGGAACCGTTAGTCTGGAAGAAGGCATCGAACTCAAAGCAGTCACTGTTACGGCTCAAAAACCGCTTGTGCGGATAGAAGTAGACAAACTTGTATATTCGATGGAATCCGATCCCGAAGCGCAGGCCACCAATGCACTGGAAATGATGTCAAAGGTACCTATGATTACCGTGGATGCAGAGGAAAACATCAGGCTCAACGGGCAGACTAATTTCAAAGTGCTTGTGAACGGCAAGAGCTCATCCATGATGAATTCGAATCTTAAAGAGGTGCTCAAAAGCATGCCGGCCAGTACAATTAAAAATATTGAAGTGATAACCAATCCTTCTTCAAAATATGATGCTGAAGGGGTAGGCGGAATTATCAACATCATCACAAACCGGAAAACGGTAAATGGTTTCAATGGCAGTGTTGGTGCAGGTATCAGCACACGGGGTGATTTGAACGGAAGTTTGTACCTGGCAACAAAAATCAACAAGTTCAGTTTTTCAGGGCGGTTTTACGGAAGTCAATATTCAGAGCCCAAATCGAAGACAAGCACCACTTCGGAGTATTATAACAACCAGGATTACCATTATTCCAATGCTGCAGGTGACCGAAAATATAAAGGAATGTCAAGCGGATTCTCAGGAGAAGCAAGTTATGAATTTGATTCGCTGAACCTGCTCAGCCTTGCATTCTGGGGATATTTGGGTGCATACAACAGCACCAGTGCCATGAATACCGATTACAGGAACACAACCGATGAGATAACCCGGCAGTATACCTCATCGATGAAAAACAAAAACGGATACGGTTATATTTCAGGAAATATCGATTATCAGAAAACTTACAAAAAGCCTGACAAATCACTTACCTTTTCTTACAAGCTTGAAGATCATCCTTCAACAAGCGAATATAAAAACAATGTAACCGGACTTGTAGGTTTCCCTTCATATTACCAGCGGTCGGAAAATGATGCTTCAGGCCGGGAGCATACCTTTCAGACCGACTATTATGACCCGCTTACCAAAAAGCACCAGATTGAAGGAGGGCTTAAATTCATCCTCCGACAAAATGTGAGCGAATCGGAAACTTGGCGTGATACGGTTAAATTGCTTACGGGAAATGATCTCGATTATGATCAGTACATACTTGGGCTATATGCAGGGTATGTATTCAAACTTGAAAAATTCAGTACAAAAGCCGGACTTAGAATGGAGAGAACATGGAATGACGGCGTTTCTAAAAATTTCGGAAAGAATACAACATTTGATAACCGTCTGTTCAACCTGGTTCCTTATATTACATTCACCTATATGCCCAAAGAGGGTCGGACTTACCATGCATCCTATACACAAAGACTTTCCCGTCCCGGCATATGGTATCTGAACCCTTATGTGAATGATGTGGATTCAATGAATATCAGTTATGGAAATCCTTCGCTGGACGCTGAAATTTCACATTCTTTTGAGCTGGGCTACAGTTTCTTTTCGCCAAAATTGAATATAACGCTGAATGCATCGGGAGATTTTGTGAACAACTCGATCGAAAACATAACTAAGATTCAGCCAAATGGGGGTAAAATTTCTACCTACGCAAATATTGGTAAAAACGACCGGTATGCCATTGATGCCAATATTAATTACCGCCCATCGCCAAAATTCAGTGTATATGCCGACTGGAGCGTAAGTTACACCAAACTGCAGGCTGTAACTGATTATGCAATTAAGAACGACGGATTTAGTTTTAATGGCTATATGGGCGCCCGGTGGACAGCCTGGAAGAACGGAACAGTCAGTCTGAATGCAGGTGCTTTCACATCCTACATAGGATTACAAAGTAAATCATCATCCTATTATTATACTGGTTTAGGTATTTCACAATACTTATTCAAAAGAAAACTGATGATCAGTTCATTTGTAAGCGATCCTTTCTGGAAAGAAAAATCGTATAGCTATGACTACAGTGACATCACATTTTATTCCCATTCGAAATACAGCTACCTTTCACGCCAGTTAAGGATCAGCCTTACCTACAATTTCGGAAAAATGGATCTGCAGGTTAAAAAGGCAAGGAGGGGAATACAGAACGACGATCTCAAGGGTGGCAGCGGCAACCAGGGTGGCGGTGGAAACGCACCTTCGAATTAA
- a CDS encoding TonB-dependent receptor, with protein sequence MKVVKIYLLVIFLYVAADLAAQKAYPIHGSYQGMSFTDFVQSVEDSLHIRFFYKSEWVQNIRIKNKGNCTDLDCLLNNTFAGTTLHYFITEWGHIIITQELAIKSVNSAGLNSDPYISTGQHKIISENSSKESDIIEIGQPSEKYKSVQAVLSGYIKDNATNEVLPGVTVFNKKLAVGTISNEYGYYFLSLPKGIHTIQFTSLGMQEKSVVVNMNSSGEMNIEMESQVIPLKAVVVTSEKSFTLQRFEVGVERINMKTYRLMPTTMGEVDVMKSLLLIPGVKSVGEGASGINVRGGTTDQNLILLYGAPLYNTSHFFGFFSAVNSDIIRDITLYKGGIPAKYGGRISSVLDIGTRDGNRKEFHGNAGISPVTTHLAIEGPLIKDTLSYIFAARTTYSSWILKLINDPEINRSRAAFYDANGKVTYDPDINNRFELAGYYSSDNFRFNIDSLYHYENHIYSFKWRHSFNSHLIASVSLSNSMYYYTLSSEKNRLEAFCLSHELNNSSFKTDFNWFAGKNEIGFGTEITRYKLHPGDFGPNNASSLVRSHKLEKEQALESAIYIDDKIILTEYLSIDAGLRISGFFILGPKTVFQYNPEQPMSISGIIDSSVYKRGDLIAKYGGPEARLALNFRISDKNSFKINYNRTLQYLHLLSNSYAISPTDIWKLSDYYIRPKIGDQIAVGFYSLFPKSHLEFSSEIYCKFIRNMVEFKGGTKLTMNENIEKNIVPARAKAYGLEISLRKNEGKLQYSLGYTFSRIMQQSQSKFEIEQINSGRWFPANFDSPHDLSVICSYLISRRLSFSGNYTLYSGRPITFPVAAYIFYDNKYVHYSERNKYRIPDYSRLDLSVTLNGNLRSHKITQPKWTFSIFNVLARKNVYSVYFKRDGDIIKGYKLTIFGRAIPSLTYSFDF encoded by the coding sequence ATGAAAGTCGTAAAAATATATCTTTTAGTCATTTTTTTATATGTTGCAGCTGATTTAGCTGCACAGAAAGCTTATCCGATTCACGGATCATACCAGGGAATGTCTTTCACTGATTTTGTACAATCCGTTGAGGACTCGTTGCACATAAGGTTTTTTTATAAATCCGAATGGGTTCAGAACATCAGAATTAAAAACAAAGGAAATTGCACGGATCTTGATTGTTTACTTAACAACACCTTTGCCGGCACAACATTGCATTACTTTATAACGGAATGGGGCCACATCATAATAACACAAGAGCTGGCTATTAAATCAGTTAACTCTGCCGGCCTTAATTCTGATCCCTACATTTCAACGGGACAACATAAAATCATCAGTGAAAACAGCTCTAAAGAATCGGATATTATTGAAATAGGGCAACCCTCGGAAAAATACAAGTCGGTGCAAGCTGTTCTTTCAGGTTATATAAAAGATAATGCAACCAATGAAGTGCTTCCGGGCGTCACTGTATTTAACAAAAAGCTGGCTGTGGGCACCATTTCAAATGAATATGGATATTATTTTCTTTCACTTCCCAAAGGTATACATACTATACAATTCACTTCACTCGGTATGCAGGAAAAATCGGTTGTTGTGAACATGAATAGTTCAGGGGAAATGAATATCGAAATGGAAAGCCAGGTGATCCCGCTGAAAGCGGTAGTTGTTACCTCTGAAAAAAGCTTTACTCTGCAACGATTTGAAGTGGGAGTGGAAAGAATTAATATGAAAACATACAGATTGATGCCCACAACCATGGGAGAAGTGGATGTAATGAAAAGTCTTTTGCTTATTCCGGGTGTAAAATCAGTGGGAGAGGGAGCTTCGGGAATTAATGTAAGAGGAGGAACCACCGATCAGAACCTCATTCTTTTATACGGTGCACCGTTATATAATACTTCCCATTTTTTTGGATTTTTTTCAGCCGTTAATTCAGATATAATCAGGGATATTACGTTATACAAAGGCGGAATCCCTGCAAAATACGGAGGCAGAATTTCTTCTGTTCTTGACATCGGAACACGTGATGGAAACAGAAAAGAATTTCACGGCAATGCCGGTATCAGCCCTGTTACGACCCATCTGGCAATTGAGGGACCTCTCATTAAGGATACACTTTCTTATATTTTTGCAGCACGCACTACCTATTCAAGCTGGATACTGAAACTTATAAACGATCCTGAAATTAACCGGAGCAGGGCAGCTTTTTACGATGCCAACGGCAAAGTAACCTATGACCCTGATATCAACAACCGGTTTGAGCTGGCGGGATATTACAGCTCCGACAATTTCCGTTTTAATATCGATTCTCTGTATCATTATGAGAATCATATATATTCTTTTAAATGGCGTCATTCATTTAACAGCCATTTAATAGCATCGGTTTCCTTAAGCAATAGTATGTATTATTACACGCTTTCAAGTGAAAAAAACAGGTTAGAAGCTTTTTGCTTGTCTCATGAGCTTAACAACTCTTCGTTCAAAACCGACTTCAACTGGTTTGCCGGTAAAAACGAAATTGGTTTCGGCACAGAAATTACCCGTTATAAATTGCACCCCGGAGACTTTGGCCCCAATAATGCATCTTCTCTTGTTAGAAGCCACAAACTGGAGAAGGAACAGGCATTGGAGAGTGCGATTTACATAGATGACAAAATTATCCTGACTGAATATTTATCGATTGATGCCGGCCTCAGGATATCCGGTTTCTTTATATTGGGGCCTAAAACAGTATTTCAGTATAATCCTGAACAACCCATGAGTATTTCAGGTATTATTGACTCTAGTGTGTACAAAAGAGGAGATCTTATTGCTAAATATGGTGGTCCTGAAGCCCGGCTTGCATTAAATTTCAGGATATCTGATAAAAATTCTTTCAAAATAAATTATAACCGTACCCTTCAATACCTTCACCTTTTGTCAAACTCTTATGCGATATCTCCAACAGATATCTGGAAGCTTTCTGATTATTACATCAGACCAAAGATTGGTGATCAGATCGCCGTGGGCTTCTATTCATTATTTCCAAAAAGTCATTTAGAATTTTCATCCGAAATTTACTGCAAGTTCATCCGGAATATGGTCGAATTCAAAGGTGGAACCAAACTGACAATGAATGAAAACATCGAAAAAAACATTGTTCCTGCCAGGGCAAAGGCCTACGGATTGGAAATTTCACTCAGGAAGAATGAAGGGAAACTTCAATATTCTCTCGGATATACTTTTTCAAGGATAATGCAGCAAAGTCAAAGCAAATTTGAAATTGAACAAATCAATTCCGGCAGGTGGTTTCCGGCAAATTTCGATAGCCCTCATGATTTATCGGTTATTTGTAGTTATTTAATCTCACGACGTTTGAGTTTCTCTGGTAACTATACGCTGTATTCCGGAAGGCCTATTACGTTTCCTGTGGCTGCTTATATATTTTATGATAATAAGTATGTCCATTATTCGGAAAGGAACAAGTACCGGATCCCGGATTATTCACGTCTTGATCTTTCAGTTACGCTGAACGGAAACCTTAGATCTCATAAAATCACTCAACCTAAATGGACATTTTCCATATTTAATGTGTTAGCCAGAAAAAATGTGTATTCTGTCTATTTTAAACGTGATGGAGATATAATAAAGGGTTATAAATTAACAATTTTTGGCAGGGCCATTCCATCCCTGACTTACAGTTTTGATTTTTAA
- a CDS encoding DUF4249 domain-containing protein: MHDLYFRYIVFFAAFLVLVTCTTEFIPELREQNQMLVVEGLLTDQQETQTIKISRSLPIGRNIIKRPIHGCTVAISDDLNNIAFFYETDSGIYVSPEMFHGEAGRSYILHISAPDVSGTGIRNYESSPAILQPVPPIDSLYYEKTIVRDLEFPDFDIHTCQIYLDTYGSNSGYLRWEYFETWILRLLFSVPDQKCWVSDHSKEILIKNTTATGQTYIKKQPVIYISNKTDRLQTKYSILVNQYSMNEDEYNYWAALKTLSDGSGGLYDVIPAAVPGNIRCIEDSSETVLGYFSVSAKSSKRIFIDEIFRGIINQYSNCITDTVYGDVPIRGIDTTVWVLFDRPAATPIPRRRILTSTWGCYSCTARGTKERPSFWIGE, translated from the coding sequence ATGCACGATTTATATTTCCGATATATAGTTTTTTTCGCTGCTTTTCTTGTCCTTGTTACTTGCACAACTGAGTTTATACCTGAATTACGGGAACAAAATCAGATGTTGGTTGTGGAAGGACTTTTAACAGATCAGCAGGAAACACAAACGATAAAAATTTCCAGGTCACTTCCTATCGGCAGGAATATTATAAAAAGACCGATCCATGGTTGCACTGTAGCTATTTCAGATGACCTTAATAATATCGCTTTTTTTTATGAAACAGATTCAGGAATTTATGTATCCCCTGAAATGTTTCATGGCGAGGCAGGAAGATCGTACATTTTGCATATTTCAGCACCTGACGTATCGGGAACAGGTATTCGGAATTATGAATCATCCCCGGCCATACTACAGCCCGTGCCTCCGATTGATTCCCTTTATTATGAAAAAACAATTGTGAGGGATCTTGAATTTCCGGATTTCGATATTCATACCTGCCAGATTTATCTGGATACCTATGGTAGCAATAGCGGGTATTTACGATGGGAATACTTTGAAACCTGGATTCTCAGATTGTTGTTCAGTGTGCCGGATCAAAAATGCTGGGTATCAGATCATTCAAAGGAAATCCTTATTAAAAATACGACAGCTACCGGCCAAACCTACATTAAGAAACAGCCGGTTATCTATATTTCAAACAAGACAGATCGTTTGCAGACTAAATACAGCATCCTCGTGAACCAATATTCAATGAACGAGGATGAATACAATTACTGGGCAGCGTTAAAAACCCTGTCCGATGGATCAGGAGGACTTTATGATGTGATCCCTGCCGCAGTTCCCGGTAATATAAGATGCATTGAGGACTCTTCCGAGACCGTGCTCGGTTATTTCAGTGTTTCAGCCAAATCCTCAAAAAGGATTTTTATAGATGAGATATTCCGGGGAATCATTAACCAGTATTCAAACTGCATAACCGATACTGTTTATGGTGATGTCCCCATAAGAGGCATCGATACAACGGTCTGGGTTTTATTTGACCGCCCTGCCGCTACACCGATTCCCCGAAGAAGAATCCTCACTTCAACATGGGGATGTTACTCCTGTACTGCCAGAGGAACAAAAGAAAGACCATCATTCTGGATAGGTGAATGA